GCAGTTCGAGCCGATCCAGTCGCGTTAAACAGCTTCGGAAGGCTTGATGCTGCTGATGGTCAATGTTCTGTAGCAGCAATTGCATTAAGCCCGTGTGGCCGATCAGAAGTCGCGGAGGGTCACTCAGTGGCAGTCTCAGGGCTCTGAGCGATGCCATCAGCAGTGTCAGCAGCTCCAGTTCTGCCTCCACACCATTGGCTCCGAAGAGCTCCACGCCGCAATGCAAGTTTTCTTCAATGCAGAGGCCGCCCTCGTCGGCCTGCCGACTCTCAAAAACAGTGCCGTGACTCCACAGTCGCAGGGGGCGTTGCCGATCTTGGAATCGTGTACACGCGGCTCGGGCAATGGATGCCGTCAGTTCTGGCCTTAATCCCAAGGGTTCATCTGCGACCAGACGGACAATGTCCCGACTGTCGATGGCTCCACCCGCTTTGAGCGTGTCCATGCGCTCCACCCTTGGTGGAGAGACTTCTTCGTATCCCCAGAGTCTGAAAACCTCCGCGAGCGTTTCTCGCAATTCATGATTGCGGCGAACCTGCTGAGGGTTCAGATCCCTGACACCAGAGGCAGGCTGTAGGGCCATCACGCTTGATCGTTACCTGATCAGGATCCCACGTCCAGGTTCCCTCCATAGTGCGGAGCAGGGATCGGTGAGACCCTTCTGAGTTCCTGTTTCAAGGGCTCATGCAGCTGAGCGCCAGAGGCGAGAATTCTTCCAGATCCAAGTTCGAAGCCCTCTCCGCGGTAATCGTCAACCAATCCTCCTGCGAGTTGCACGAGTGCTGCACCTGCGGCCAGGTCCCAGGGCGCTAAACCCCGTTCCCAATATCCATCAAGCCGACCGGCTGCCACAAAGGCCAGGTCCACCGCTGCTGCTCCGCCTCTGCGCACCCCCCGAGTGCGGTGTGTCATCCACGCAAACTCGGCATAGTTATTGTCAAGCACTTCACGCCGGTCATAGGCAAATCCTGTGACGAGAAGACTTTCCTCGAGAGAGGTGCAGTCCGACACGCGTATTTTTTGATCATTAAGGAATGAGCCTTCACCGGGGCAGCACCAGTACAGCTCTTTAAGAAACGGCACGGAAATAGCACCCAGAACCGGTTGGTCACGCCAGACAAGGCCCACTGATGTTGCGAACAACGGGTAGCTGTGGGCAAAGTTCGTGGTTCCATCAAGTGGGTCCACGCACCAGCACAGATCGGCCACGTGGTCACTGGCGCCTGACTCCTCAGCCAGAATGGCGATTTCAGGTGTTTGACGCGACAAGACGCCCAGAACTTCAGCCTCAGCTGCGTGATCAGCCGTTGTCACCAGGTCGCCTGATCGTCCTTTTTCGCGTATCGACGTCAGCCTCCCGAAGTGATCCATCAACTTGAGGCCTCCTTGGCGGGCAGCCTGAACCGCCACAGCAGAAAGAGATTTCATCCGTTCATCGGATAAGCCAGCTTCGGCAGCAACAGCAGAGCAATCAAGACGTTCAGGCATTACTCCTCATCCAACGGAAGGCCACGGGTGACGACGCCCTTGCCGAAGTGTTGTCCGAACTGAAGCTCATACACCTCATCCTCATCTTGGGTTTCAGCTTCTAAAGGACCAACGGCACGCGCTACACACAGGAGTCCATAACCTTTGCCTCTTAGCTCCTGAGACAACCCCATCGCTTCTCGCTGGTCGAGTTCACCGTTCAGCACCCTCACCGCACATGAGGTGCAACAGCCGTTCCGACAGGAGAACGGCAGTGGATCTCCCTGGCGTTCAAAGCTTTGCAGGATGTACTCGCCTTCCTGCACGTCATGGCTGATGACACGATCCCGCTGACGCCAGTGGATGGTGATGCGGTGGCTTGCCATCAATGCGACTCCTCAGGGACTGCCCTGCTACATTCTCACTTGCCCCATCAGCCGCTGGAGAGGTGGCCGAGTGGTCGAAGGCGCAGCACTGGAAATGCTGTATAGGGGCAACTCTATCGAGGGTTCGAATCCCTCCCTCTCCGCTTCCATCCCGGCCCAAGGGCCGGTTTTTTTTTGCCGACTGTGGGGACTCTGATCGAGCCCCCACCGGATCATTTGACAGCGTGGATCAACCGAACCGACCAGAGACGTAATCCTGGGTGGCTTGTTGCGATGGTGAGTTGAAGATTTTTTCAGTCTCATTGAATTCAACGAGATAACCGACCTTCCCGGATCCCCCCTCAACAGCTTCTGCGTTGTAGAAGGCGGTCATGTCACTCACCCGTACCGCCTGTTGCATGTTGTGGGTCACAATCACGATCGTGAAACTCTTTTTGAGCTCATGCATTGTTTCTTCGATCTTCAAGGTAGAGATCGGGTCAAGGGCCGAGCAAGGTTCATCCATCAGGATGACTTCGGGTTGGATGGCAATCGTGCGGGCGATGCAGAGACGCTGCTGTTGACCACCAGACAGTGAATACCCGCTTTCGTTGAGCTTGTCTTTGCATTCGTCCCAGACGGCAGCTTGGCGCAGGGAACGTTCAACAAGCTCGTCCATATCGCCTGTGAAGCCATTGATGCGGGCGCCGAAGGCGATGTTCTCATAAATCGTCTTCGGGAAAGGATTCGGTTGCTGGAACACCATGCCGATCCGGCGCCTGACTTCAACAGGGTCAACCATTGGGTCGTAGAGATCAGCACCGTCAAACAGCACTCGGCCACGCAATGAGCAACC
The sequence above is a segment of the Synechococcus sp. PROS-7-1 genome. Coding sequences within it:
- a CDS encoding inositol monophosphatase family protein, with protein sequence MPERLDCSAVAAEAGLSDERMKSLSAVAVQAARQGGLKLMDHFGRLTSIREKGRSGDLVTTADHAAEAEVLGVLSRQTPEIAILAEESGASDHVADLCWCVDPLDGTTNFAHSYPLFATSVGLVWRDQPVLGAISVPFLKELYWCCPGEGSFLNDQKIRVSDCTSLEESLLVTGFAYDRREVLDNNYAEFAWMTHRTRGVRRGGAAAVDLAFVAAGRLDGYWERGLAPWDLAAGAALVQLAGGLVDDYRGEGFELGSGRILASGAQLHEPLKQELRRVSPIPAPHYGGNLDVGS
- a CDS encoding 2Fe-2S iron-sulfur cluster-binding protein, whose amino-acid sequence is MASHRITIHWRQRDRVISHDVQEGEYILQSFERQGDPLPFSCRNGCCTSCAVRVLNGELDQREAMGLSQELRGKGYGLLCVARAVGPLEAETQDEDEVYELQFGQHFGKGVVTRGLPLDEE
- the pstB gene encoding phosphate ABC transporter ATP-binding protein PstB, producing the protein MTASTSTAQPISENTCISIQNATISYGSYEAVKNVYCDIPRGKVTAFIGPSGCGKSTVLRALNRMNDLIEGCSLRGRVLFDGADLYDPMVDPVEVRRRIGMVFQQPNPFPKTIYENIAFGARINGFTGDMDELVERSLRQAAVWDECKDKLNESGYSLSGGQQQRLCIARTIAIQPEVILMDEPCSALDPISTLKIEETMHELKKSFTIVIVTHNMQQAVRVSDMTAFYNAEAVEGGSGKVGYLVEFNETEKIFNSPSQQATQDYVSGRFG